In Aureibacter tunicatorum, the sequence TATTATCCCATTTTTTAATTATTCCATCTTTTACATCAAGATAGACATGGGCTCCTAATGCATCGGTTACGATTATTGTACCAGTCTTTCCTTCAAGAACAAAAGGATCTCCTTTAGCCCCTTTAGGACCGACGTCTCCTTGAACTCCATTTTTGCCATCATTTCCTTGAGGTCCTTGTTCTCCTTTGACTCCTGAGTAGCCTCTAGCGCCTTGAGGTCCTTGTTGACCTTCAGGCCCAGGGTATCCCATACATCCTCTATCTCCCTTTTCGCCTTTTGGGCCAATGAGATTAGTGGTTTCATCTATTTCAGCCATATTGATATAGTAATTTTATAAAGTAATTATGTCTAATAAGTGAATAAGGAAAATTAATGAAAAAGACTGTAAGCCAAGAAAAACAAATTCATGATAGCTGAGGGCAACAAAATGGTGAACTAGTCAACATTTATCATGAATATATTATAACGGTAAATATTAATCAAAAAAGCTTTCCTTAACTATTTGCCAAAAGACAAAAGTTAAAGGAAAGCTTAACGCAAGTTTAATTTTAAGGTCTATATTTCCCCAACCTGACCAACTTGTCCTACAGCGCCAGGATAGCCAGGAGGATTTTTAAAATATTGTAGAGGGATGTCATTAGGGTTACCAGCATCCAAAATATCAATGAGGTCTTTATAGTACCCACGATCTTTGATGATCCAACTAATTATTCTACCATGCAATATTGTGAGTATATCGCCTCCGTCCAATTCCACTCTAACGGAAGGGAATTTATTTCTAATATCAATAGCGTTCTTAAAAGAGTGTAAATTTGGGTCCGGATTACCATCCTCATCCAAAGGATGAGATCCGTCTATCAAATAGCCTTTAACATTATCAATTGGATTAGGTTCTTTTCCTGATATACATGATACAACTTCATATGATTTAGCGTCTTTCCCATCCTCTCCTGGAGGGCCAACGCTTCCAGATCTACCAGGTGGTCCAGCAGTGCCTGGAGATCCGTTTGGTCCTGGAGAACCAGGATATCCTGGGGGGCCTTGAGATCCTTCAGGACCTTGAGCACCTTCCACGCCAGGAAGACCATCTACGCCAACTCTTCCTGGTATATATTTATATGCGATTCCCATGTTAAGTAATTATATGTAAACAATTTTTTATTCAAGGAATATTTGAAAATGATCATTTATTGTTCTCCCTGAGGTCCTATTTCTCCTTCTGGACCCGAAGGTGTGAAAAACCTTCTCTGAAGTCCCCATTTATATAAAAATGAATAAGGGATATTAATAGGTTCAGTATAATGAAAATCAAAATCATCATTAATAGAAATAGGATTCGGTTCGCCATCTGGAGTCCAAGTCCAATCAGAGATATAGCCTTCTTCCAATTTTATGGCCTCAGAATTGCTTTCATTATTTAATTCGATTTCAAAGAGCTTTCTATATAACTTATTATGAGTATTGTCTCGCAAAGATCTTTTAACATATTCGCCTTTACTGCCATCCTCATTTACATTTATGATTTCTTTGTATACAGAATCTCTCGCTAATGATAATGGAGGAAAGCTTCTTCCATTTTTTCCATCTTTCCCTTTTACTCCAGGAAGACCTGGAGGACCTAATTCTCCAGGAGGGCCTGGTTGTCCAATTTCACCTCTCAATCCAGGAGGGCCAGGTAAGCCTCGAAGACCAACAGCACCTTTTTCTCCGCGAGGGCCAGGGGCGCCATGTTGTCCATCATATTGTTCTAAAGTATCAGCCATATTTTATTCATTTGATGTAGGGTAAGGTGTAGTTGCATCAGCAGTTAGAATATCAGTAAACTTGTACTGTTTATTTTCAATATGTTTTACATTCCAAGCTGTAATTTTTCCATTGGAAAGCAGAATTTTATCACCATTTCGACAAAGTATTTCTTTGTTATAGATATTTCTTAGATCTATATGCCTATCTGCTGAATACAAGCCTCTGCGATGTAGTATTTTAGTAAAATGAGCAATTTCACCATCTGTAAGCTTTTCAGCTTTTACTATTTTCATTCGGCCAATGATAGCTGTCCCAGGTGATCCTTTTGCTCCTTTTTCTCCAGGACTTCCTTGATCTCCTTGAGCTCCTGGAGGTCCTAGCTCACCAACTGGACCTGGAGAACCTTGGCTTCCATGATCTCCTGGAGGTCCAACTGGACCTCGAAGACCAGGGTACCCTCGCTCACCCGGGGCACCATCTCTACCGTATTTTGTGTATTCCACTCCCGGAGGCCCTTCTGCTCCAGGCACGCCTGCTTGTCCTTCGTCACACATTTTGACCTCCTTTTTTATTTATTTAAACTTTCTTTCAACTCTTTTAATTCAGCGCTGATTTCTTTAATAGCTTCTACCAGCACAGCAGTCATTTGCGCATAACGAACTGATTTTATGCCATCAACTCCAGTTTCAACAAGGTTAGGAATAACTTCTTCCACTTCTTGAGCAATGAATCCAATGTGTTGGGATTTGTCGCTTATTCTTTGATAATTGACACCTCTCATTTTTTCCACTTTTTCCAGCGAACTTTGAAGAGTTTCAACATTTTCCTTTAAACGTTGATCTGAATTAACTAAGACATCTTTGGCTACAATGTCATTGTTCACTGTCATTTTGCCAGTAAATTCAGAAGTTTCATTAACTGTAAGCTTTTCATTAACCGTTAGTGTTGTTCCAGCTATAATACTGCCTGTTGATTCAATTTGACCAGTTTTCACAAAGTAATGATCAATTTCTGTTTTAGTGCCTCTGCTATCTTCAATAATAATACTATCGCCTTCAGATCTTACTTTGGAGCTATTATTAACATTAGAAACATACAGTTCGTTCGAATCAACTACATCTGGCTTGATATAAGATTTCGAATCTTGTCGCACAACTATTTCGTTATCGTGAAATTTCACAACACCTTCCAAATTTGTGCTTTCTTCGACATTTATTGTTTTAAATTTAGCTATATCTGAAGTTAAGTCTACTGATATGCTTATACCGTCTTCAGATGTTGAAAGAACTTTTTCATCATTTTCATTTTTTACAATGATGTCGCCTTTAATGCTTACTCCCTTATCAAAAACGGCTTCATTTGAAACTGTTAAAGATCCATTTATACTAACATCAGTATTTATCTCGCTAAAAAGAACATCCGATAAAAAGACTTTTTGGTATTCATAAGCATCAGCATCCAAACCGCCCTCAGGCATTGGGTCTAGCCTTGCAAATCTTTCTTTATAAGGCTTAATATTCTCATTAACGACATTATTATTGTCATTCTTTAATATAGTCTTTTCTATATCAAATGGAGATTCATTAATACCTGAACTCACTATTTTCCATTGAAAATCTGTTTGATCTCCAGAAATGTTGTCTTTGATAAACGCCCAATTAGAAATGCGACACAATATGAATTGCGCGTTGCCTTCATCCCAAAGAGCAACCATGTTTTTATTCAGAATGATTGAGGAGATTTGTGAATCACCTTCCAGATCGCCATTTTGAGCTAAATAACGTGCTTGAATTATTCCATCCAAATATGAAAGTTCCAAGTCAGTCATTGACGATTTTAGAAATTTCAAATCCTCAATAGAAAAGGGGTAAGCCGTTTCCCCTCCAATTTTTTCAAAATTAAAGTATTTCATGGGTATATTAAAATATTTTACACAAATAGTACTTTGCAAGTCTTCCCTGCAATTCTTCGAAGCTCAACCAAGTTTGTGATTGAAGATTTAACGGCTTCGGGGTTATCAATATCAGGAGCAAGTGTTATTACAACTGTGAAGCTGATCAGCTTTTTGAATAATGAGTTGAATATAAACGTCTTATGAATATTGTTAGATTCAGTATGGATACTGTAATCAAACAAGTAAAAGCTCCTTGCAATATTTTTTTTATAGTTGTAGATATGATAATTATACAAATCATCTTCTACGAAATTATCGATATCTTCAGGGTATGATGTTCTGAAAGGTATGTTGTATCGAGTATCGATGGTAATATTTTGAACCTTATCACCATGATGCTTGACTATCAAAGAACGAATTTCAGAAGCTATAGACTTGAAAATCAACCTATCTTTAACATACTCGAAATCCTTCAGCGTTTTTTCCATCATCCTAAATACAGGACTCAACGCGGTGTTGATAAATGCTTTCCTCACAGGTGTTCTTAGAAATACTGGAAGGCATTTATCGACAAACTTTTTATTAAAACTACTCAGCATATACTTAAATTATTTTAATTTTATCGGCAATTCATTTGCGTGTATGCCACTCCAAAATGCATTTTCGATATTGCTGTTTACATATCTTGAGTTCAACACATCTTGTAGATTGATTTTGTCACCTGAGATGTATTGAGAGTTTTTTGTATTGATCACAAGACGCTCAGTTCTTCCCAAATATTGACCTTCCAGATCATTTTGCTCTATTTCAGACCTATTAAGTCCAGAAAAGTATATTTGAACATTATCTAATCTGAAAATTTTATTTTCATTATCATTAGAGTAAAGCTCATTCTCAGACAATATGCTATTTAATCTATTTCTATACCTTTCCATAAGGTATCTAACATGCTTGATCAAGCTATATCTTGGCTCTCCCGGAGGGCCTACAGGACCTGGTATTCCTTGAGGGCCTACAGGACCTGGTATTCCTTGAGGGCCTACTGGGCCTGGTGTTCCTTGAGGACCTACAAGACCTGGTACTCCTTGAGATCCTACTGGGCCTGGAATTCCCGGCTCTCCTCTATCCCCTCTCAAGTAATTCTCATTAGGTCCGTAATTATAAAATTCAGAATGGTTGCCAGGGTGCCCGGATAAATAACTGAAATACCTTCTGAGCAGATTATACTTTGATGAGTTTCGGATGATTTCTTGACTAGCTATTTGTCTATCCGTTTTGATAAAGTTAAGTCTATTATTGACAAATCTTTCAAGTTCATTATAGTCGAACACAGATTTGTAGACAATTCCATTCATGAATTGGTTGATAGAGCTTTTTACAATATCACTAATTTCTACCTTGCTTATTCCATCCACAAAACTACTGTATTTGACAGTATAGTCCATTTTAAAGTTTGTGGTACTATATAGACTAATATGTGTGTCTGGCAAGAACGTAAAGCTGTCCATATCGATTTTTACAGATCCAGATGTCGGTTTGTAAAACTCCTTGAAGTATATATAATTCTTATCTAGATTTTCCTCACCTCCAGGCAAGTATTTTGATTTTTCCAAAACCGGGCTAATGATACCAGGAATAGTTTGCAAAGCGTCTGTTAGCTTTGTCATACTTAGTATACCTGTTTTACCTAAGCCATTGTCGGAAAAGTCCTCTATTTTTTCAATGATTGCTTGATTTAATATCTGAGGGATATCAATCTCTTCATCACCTTCAACAAAATCAGAATAATCAAACTCAGGGTCATAATAAATAGCGTATTTCACTTTTATATTATCAGGCTTGCGAGTTACAATATCAATGCTTACGCCAGCATATCTTACTTTGTCTTCCATATAAGCCTGAAACTCCAAAAACTTGTCAGACGATACATCAATTCCGCTTTCATTATTGTTTGAAATTTTGATACGCACCAAGTTATATTCTTCCTCAACAGCGCAATGCTCAATCACTCTTTCACCGGTTTCTGTTACCCAAGTATAGTTCATTACTTGTTCTCTATACCATTCTGCAGTACCGGGTATAGCAGCGGCTTTAAGCTTTTCGACTTTGGTCATGAAGACATTCCAAAGTTTTTCATGCGACCATATAGCGAAAGCAACGACCCAGTAAATCAATTTCCATTCAGCAACTTGACTTGGAGAGTTGGCAGAGACAACCTCTTGACTATAGTCATAGTTTCCGCTATCCTCATTGTCAGTGGGTTCATTGGTGGTTAGTTGTTTTAGTTCTTTGTAATTTTTTTTATGCCGAACTATTTCATTATAAATCTCAGTTATTTTTCTTGCCATTTCAGCGTGCGTTAATGGTTAAAATTTCGTCTGTTGTTTTGATCAAGCTTTATTTAATTATTGTCCGTAGCTATTTTTACTTTATTTTCCAGATAAAAATTGACGGTTTTTTTACTTTCCTCTTCTGTCAAATAATTCTTTCTGACATGCACATTTGTATTATAAGGCAAAGCTTCAAATGCAATATCTAGATATCTGAATAGCTCATGATGGCTAGATTGAGTAGAATCATATAATTCATAAGGGGCATCTGCTATAAGCCCTTGGTTATCTTCCAGCAATGTGAATACATATTCAAGGTCTCCGTATTCTTGCAAGCATATGTCAAGAATATTTTGAAACTGTTCAGATTTCAGTGTTTTGAGTTCCATTCCTTTCCTGTTTAATTTGTGGCAAAATCGGCGTTTTAATATTAATGATCAAAAATGCTATTTATGGTAACTATGGTGTGCTTTGCAATAAATTAATGAAGCTCTACCATAGATATAATAGAGCTTAAAACTTAAGTCTCCGCAGACATTTTATCAGAAGCAGCACACCATGCGTTACAATCAACTATTAATATCAAGACTTTCGATGTGCATCGATATCTATTTCTCCTTCGGAGTTTATATGCAATGTGTTTACATTGTAGTTGTCTGATTCCAACTGGATAGACAAATACCTTTTATATTCATGATTCCACATTCCGTTTTTCATCTTTACGATTCTTCCCCCCATTCTTGGCGCGAATCTGAAATCCCCAGGAGATGCCATTATAATAGTTCTGATGTGATTGTAGTCAGGATCTCCTGTGAACAAATCTCCATTCTTGATTACTAAATCGAAGCTTTCATCAGAAATTAGATCTTTATAGTCTTTCATGATCATATTTTAAGTTTGTGATAACCTTCTTTCAGTTTTTCGTTAGCGTCAAAAGCTAATTGGGCTAGCTGAGCGATTTGCTGAATTTCGTAAAACGGTTTAAACTTAATATCTCTGCCAATTTCAAGAGTTTGCCTAATGCCGCTTTGCATATCAAATACCGTTTTGACTGAATTTATCAGAAATTCTCCATTATGCTCTTGAGTTTCCTCGTCAGACATATGGATGATATCTCCATGTTGAATGAAAGGTTCTCCTACTATCGTAAGATCTCCTGAAAGTCCATCAAACTGGAAGTTTAAAAACTCTTTATAAATCCTGTCAGCCAATTGTTTGATATTCTGGTTATGGGTATCAATATTAATGATTTTACCTTCTCCTTTGCCAATATCAAATGTGAAGTTATTATTCTTATGATCTATGCCTGTTACTCTTATTGTCAATGGGAAATCCGTTGAATTTTTTGACTCTAGATTATGGCTGACTACATGTCTGCTAAAATCAACAGCGTGTGTGTCATAAAAATTAGGCAGTACTTCAACTTTAAGCTTTCCATCTCTAAAATAAATATCAAGGCTAAACTCTTTTTTCAAGAATTCGAAAACCTCGTATGCATTTCTGGCATTTATTCTAAGGTGTTTAATGCGTATGTCCGGAAACACTCCACTATCCAATGTGATATTTACAGGCAACATTTTTTTAAAAACAGAAGAGAGAGGCACTTCTATGGGTTCTCCATTAGAATCCGTTTCACCAGCTGTAAATGGCTTTATATAAAACAATTTGGCTAGGTACATCCCATCCTCTAGGCTAATTTTAAGTAGATCATTTGTATCCACTTTAGTAAGGAAACCGTCAAACCTTTTTACTATATTGTCATCATAGCCTAACTTGACAGTTACAATCGAACCTATCTTAAAGAGATCTCCAGACTTAGTCATGTGCTGATTGTACCAGCTCAATTTTCTGGGGAATTCTATCTCACAGGTATCGCTTAAAGTCTTTCTATCTGAATTTATAGAAATATTTTTCACTTGATCGATAACATGCCCATTTATATTGATTTCACATTTTACTTCTTTCATAATTCAAATGTATTATAATAGTTCAACAGGCTTGTCGCTGGTGCAAGTCATAGAAAATGTCTGAATATTTGTATATCCTTGTTTATCACTTTGTCGAATCTCATAAGAATTGACAACTAGATTATATATCTTGAACAGTGACAAAAATGGCGATGATACATCCAAAGAATTTTTAGCCTGGCATAATGATATAAGCTCACTCACTTCCTTGGTAGGGTATGTGTTATCTTTTTCATTAATAATAGCCCCTTTGATTGTTACGCTGAAATCTCCTTCAGACAAGAATTCCTTAAATGTGCCTGACTTGCCCAAAATTGGCGTTTGAGCGATATTGTTGTTCCCTGTAATATCAATTACTACTGTGTCCAATGACATGCTGATGCCTGTTCCGGATTTATCAGTTATTATCAACCTTGAGAAGACTGGCGTGCCAAGCATGCTGACTTCATTTTCAGTAAATACTTGATCAACAACTTGATCGGCATCAAAATTAAATGCTTTGGGCTTAAGGCCTTTCAGTCCTAATTGATCTAATACGATTTGATATTTGCTCATATTTGTTAATGTTTTCTTTTGCGCCTTTTATATTACCTCTCTCAATGCATCCATTAAGACTTTTTCAATTGTCTGTTTGATGATATATTGATCTTGACGGACTTCCTGAACATTGATATTGATATTATCCACCAGTGTTTGAATTTCAATCGATGAATTCTTGTTCTTCGTGTTATACTTTTCTTCTTTGGAAGTATGAACCTTTCGTATGTCCCTACTGATACTCGATAACGAGCCGTTAAAACTCGCAGTGTTTGAATAATTATTCGACGAAAACATTGAAGCGTTTTTTTGAGAGTAATCCAACTTACTTACCTCCAATGCTTGATCATGCTCGTTGAAATTATTCAAGTTGCTTTGGATATTTACTGAGTCAAACATATGGTTCAATGTTTTTCCCGTAGCTATATTAGCAATGTTGTTATCATTGATCTCTACTTGAGAAGTCAATGAAGATTTAGCTAAATTAGTCAATGAAGAAAGACTGTTTTTAGCAAAGTAAGAGTTAGCTAGGCTATTTGTCAGGTTGGACTTGCCAATCGCTGTGCTCTGATTTGTTAAGCTGACGTTTTCAGCTTCAATATATTGAATTCCATTCGAATCTGGATTAATACTTTTAGCAATAGAATAAGTTTCGTTCCTCTTTTGAGAATTATTATGGTTTTCACTAAAAGCCAAAGAGTCGGATACACTGAATAGGCTGTTTTTATTTAATTGAAAAATAGACTCCAGTGACTTGACATTATTATCGTTCTCTATTGTGCTGTTGTCAATGTTTTGAAACGGCTTATTGAGAGTCTCTGACTTATAAGATTTCAGTTGATTTACCTCACTATCATTATTTAACTTACTGCTATTATTGCTTAAAACCTGATTCCATTCAACAAGTGAGTTCGATTTATTTGAATTGCTTAAATAATGAACAGAAGAAGGTCGAGTATTTGACAGCGCCTCATTGAGTTTCAATATCGAAGATGAACCAAAGTCTGATAGTTTTTTGTTTTTAGTGAAATAATCAACATTTGAAAATCCCCATGAATTTATACTTTCCGAATGATCATTTGACTCATCTTTGATGAATGTATTTTTTATTGCAGCATTTTCTAATGAATTTTTACTTATGTTTTTAACATTATAAAGTAAATCATTAATGTGATTGACATTGGAAATGTTATTGTAAACCTGTTGGCTAAGCTCATCATCATTTGTTTCATTTCCATGGAATAACAAATCGAAGTTTTGATCATGGATCTCACTTTTTTTAAAAGCCCAAAGAAAGGCACATTTCTCTACTATATTGAAGAGCAGATGCGACTTTGGGAAAAAATGAGATAAACCGGAGGGGGTTACCCATTCCCATGATGCTATTCCATTTCGTTTTCTTGATTTTGATTTTTTAGTACCCATACCAATTCATGCCATCTCATGGCGTAATCTTCATCATTTAATTCATCAGGATCAATTTTAAAGTGATATCGAAGCAAAGCATCCATTTTCCTGAGCTGGTCGCTTTGCTCTCTTTCATCAACGTGCCATCGATTTAAATTTTTTTTAAAACCCCTTGTCTAAACGATACCAAAGGCTCTAATGCCGAACAAGCTCCCAACAATAACTCGTCATCGTTAAGAATTTCTTCATCGCCGTGCATCCAGCAATTTTTAAGCAATAATTCATAGGCTCCTAAAGGATCAGCGCCAACTTTGCTTAAAAAAGCCGCAAGAACTTTTCGCGATGGTTTTTTTAGAAATCCTGTTGCCACATCTCCTTCCTGAGACGATCTTGGAACTTGGATCTCATATACCTTTTCAGCATCCTTTTTGATTTCATTCGATTTGTTATTCATGGTTATTGTGGTTTAAGTTGTTATAGTTTGTGGGAATAAGTAAAATTGATATTTATATATCTAGCTGTTCCTCTAGGTACTATTTCATAAGTAAAGTCCAGCTTAGTTCCTTCAGTGTTTGTCAGAAATTGCTGGTCTCTTTCTTGAATGCTATTGAACGTTCTGCTGCCGATCACTCCATTATCTGTCAAGCTTAATGAATAATCGGATATTTCGCCTTTTCGCTTCATATCTTCAAGCGGTCGACTCATTTTGTTTATGATTCCTTTTTGACTGTCCTTGGTTAGAGAATAATCAAGGGTTAAATCATTGAGCTCATTCACTTTGATTCGATATTCCACATCTCTGCTGGCATATTTCAATCGCTCTTCAAGCAATCTCTTAG encodes:
- a CDS encoding collagen-like protein — encoded protein: MADTLEQYDGQHGAPGPRGEKGAVGLRGLPGPPGLRGEIGQPGPPGELGPPGLPGVKGKDGKNGRSFPPLSLARDSVYKEIINVNEDGSKGEYVKRSLRDNTHNKLYRKLFEIELNNESNSEAIKLEEGYISDWTWTPDGEPNPISINDDFDFHYTEPINIPYSFLYKWGLQRRFFTPSGPEGEIGPQGEQ
- a CDS encoding DUF6046 domain-containing protein, with protein sequence MSKYQIVLDQLGLKGLKPKAFNFDADQVVDQVFTENEVSMLGTPVFSRLIITDKSGTGISMSLDTVVIDITGNNNIAQTPILGKSGTFKEFLSEGDFSVTIKGAIINEKDNTYPTKEVSELISLCQAKNSLDVSSPFLSLFKIYNLVVNSYEIRQSDKQGYTNIQTFSMTCTSDKPVELL
- a CDS encoding collagen-like protein, which translates into the protein MCDEGQAGVPGAEGPPGVEYTKYGRDGAPGERGYPGLRGPVGPPGDHGSQGSPGPVGELGPPGAQGDQGSPGEKGAKGSPGTAIIGRMKIVKAEKLTDGEIAHFTKILHRRGLYSADRHIDLRNIYNKEILCRNGDKILLSNGKITAWNVKHIENKQYKFTDILTADATTPYPTSNE
- a CDS encoding tail fiber domain-containing protein, with translation MKYFNFEKIGGETAYPFSIEDLKFLKSSMTDLELSYLDGIIQARYLAQNGDLEGDSQISSIILNKNMVALWDEGNAQFILCRISNWAFIKDNISGDQTDFQWKIVSSGINESPFDIEKTILKNDNNNVVNENIKPYKERFARLDPMPEGGLDADAYEYQKVFLSDVLFSEINTDVSINGSLTVSNEAVFDKGVSIKGDIIVKNENDEKVLSTSEDGISISVDLTSDIAKFKTINVEESTNLEGVVKFHDNEIVVRQDSKSYIKPDVVDSNELYVSNVNNSSKVRSEGDSIIIEDSRGTKTEIDHYFVKTGQIESTGSIIAGTTLTVNEKLTVNETSEFTGKMTVNNDIVAKDVLVNSDQRLKENVETLQSSLEKVEKMRGVNYQRISDKSQHIGFIAQEVEEVIPNLVETGVDGIKSVRYAQMTAVLVEAIKEISAELKELKESLNK
- a CDS encoding collagen-like protein; translation: MARKITEIYNEIVRHKKNYKELKQLTTNEPTDNEDSGNYDYSQEVVSANSPSQVAEWKLIYWVVAFAIWSHEKLWNVFMTKVEKLKAAAIPGTAEWYREQVMNYTWVTETGERVIEHCAVEEEYNLVRIKISNNNESGIDVSSDKFLEFQAYMEDKVRYAGVSIDIVTRKPDNIKVKYAIYYDPEFDYSDFVEGDEEIDIPQILNQAIIEKIEDFSDNGLGKTGILSMTKLTDALQTIPGIISPVLEKSKYLPGGEENLDKNYIYFKEFYKPTSGSVKIDMDSFTFLPDTHISLYSTTNFKMDYTVKYSSFVDGISKVEISDIVKSSINQFMNGIVYKSVFDYNELERFVNNRLNFIKTDRQIASQEIIRNSSKYNLLRRYFSYLSGHPGNHSEFYNYGPNENYLRGDRGEPGIPGPVGSQGVPGLVGPQGTPGPVGPQGIPGPVGPQGIPGPVGPPGEPRYSLIKHVRYLMERYRNRLNSILSENELYSNDNENKIFRLDNVQIYFSGLNRSEIEQNDLEGQYLGRTERLVINTKNSQYISGDKINLQDVLNSRYVNSNIENAFWSGIHANELPIKLK